The nucleotide sequence CCAGGCGGGCATCGTCCTGGCCCGCGGCGGGCGCCGCCGCCAATGCCGCGCGCCGCGCCAGCACGTCGGCCACCAGTTGCTTTTCCCTTTCCCAGTGCCGCACCGCGTCCGCGCAGGCCTGGCGGTCCGCCGCCAAGGCATCCGCCAGCCGCGCCACGCGGCCGTCCGCGCCGCGGCCCAGGGCGGCCTCGCGCCGCAGCAAGTCCAGCTCGGCCTCCTGGGCGGCGATGCTGGCGCGCAGGGTCTCGATGGCCGGCGGCGTGGCATGGCGGCTGGCGGCGACGCGCGCGCCCACCGTATCGAGCAGGCTGACGGCCTTGTCGGGAAGATGGCGGTCGGCGATGTAGCGGTGGCTCAGCCGCACCGCGGCGTGCAGCGCCTCATCGGCGATGCGCACGCCGTGATGCGCTTCCATCGCGGGCGCCAGGCCGCGCAGCATGCGCAGCGCGCGCGCCTCGTCCGGCTCGCATACGGCGACGGGCTGGAAGCGCCGCGTCAAGGCGGGATCTTTTTCGATGTGCTTTTTGTATTCGGCCCAGGTGGTCGCCGCGATCGTGCGCAGCGAGCCGCGGGCCAGGGCCGGCTTGAGCAGATTGGCCGCGTCGCCCGTGCCGGCAGTGCCCCCGGCGCCGATCAGGGTGTGCGCCTCGTCGATGAAAAGGATCACGGGATGGCGCGGCGACTGTGCCTCTTCAACGACTTGGCGCAGGCGCTGCTCGAATTCGCCCTTCATGCTGGCGCCCGCCTGCAACAGCCCGACGTCCAGGGTCCGCAGCGCGACGCCGCGCAAGGCGGGCGGCACTTCGCCGGCGACGATGCGCTGGGCCAGGCCCTCCACCACCGCGGTCTTGCCCACGCCCGCCTCGCCGGTCAGGATGGGATTGTTCTGCCGGCGCCGCAGCAATATGTCGACGACCTGGCGGATTTCCTCGTCCCGGCCGACGATGGGATCGAGCCTGCCCTCGCGCGCCTGCGCGGTCAGGTCCACCGTATAGCGCGCCAGCGCCGCCTGGCTGTCCAGCGCGGCCGGCGGGATGGCGCCGCCGGCTTCCCCCGGCGCGGGCGCGGGCGCCGCGGCCGCCGCATGTTCGGGCGAGCCGGCCAGCATGGCGCCGAAGCGCTCCGCCAGGACGCCCACGTCGATGCGCTCGAACTGCGGGGAAATTTCCATCAACCGGCGGCGCAGCGCGGCCGTCTTGAGCATGGCAAGGAGCAGGTGCCCGGTGCGGATACGGTCCGCGCCGTACATCAGCGTGGCATAGACCCAGGCCCGCTCCACCGTTTCCTCGACCTGCGGCGACAGGTCGATCGATACGGCCGCCGATCGCGGCAGGCGCTCCAGCGCCTGCGTCAGGTCGCGCGACAGCAGCGCCATGTCCAGGCCGAACGCGCGCACGATGGCATGCAGGTCGGAATCCTGGCCTTGCAATAGCTGGTGCAGCCAATGCTCCACCACCACGCGCGGATTGCCGCGCAGCTTGCAGAATACGGTGGCGCTTTCGATGCCGCGGTATGCCAGCGCGTCGAGTTTCCCGAAAAGCACGGCACGACTGATCTCTGCCATGGGCGATGTCCTATTCAGCGTGTATCAAAGAGAGGCGGGCGCACGGAAGCGCAGCCGCGGCGTGCCGCCGGGCCGGCCCAGCCACGTGCCGCGGCCGATACGCGCCCGGCCGTCCAGGCGCATCGCGACGGCCGCGCCCGGCGCCAGGCGCAACTCCACATCCCAATCGAGGGCGCCGCCGGCGTACAGCCGCGTCCACTCGGCCAGGCGCAGGAAGCCCGGCGTGCCGGGTTGCAGGGCGGCGGCCCGCGGCGCCTGCAGCGGTCCCAGCACCACGCGGAACTTGTGCTGGCGGTCCCAGGCGCGCGCGCCCAGCGGTATGCCCTGCCCCAGCGGCCTGCCGTGGGGCGCCAGGCGTGTCCGTTCCTGCTCGGGAAGATGCAGCCATTGGCCGACGAATTGCCGGATCGCCACCGGCACGCGGAAATACCTCGACAGCACGGCCGCCAGGCCATCGGCGTGGCGCGTGCGCGCCGCCAGGATGCCGGCGAACTGCAGCTTGGCGGCTTCGCCGATGCCATCCGCGCCGCGCGTGGCGGGCGTTCCCAGGCCGCACAGGCTGCCGGCATAGCGGGCGTGGCGGCCATCCGCCCGGTCGTGGCCGATGACCGGCTGGGCGTCCGCCCAGGCGCGGTAGAACAGGCACATCATGCGGTGATGGAACATGTCCAGGAATCCGGCCAGGGTGCGGTCGCCGGCATGGTGCAGGCGGTCGCGCACGTACTCGGTCAGATGCAGGGGCAGCGGTCCCGCGCTGCCGAGCAGGCCCAGCACGTTCACGCCCAGCCGTCCCGGGCCCCGCTCGGTCGCGGGCCGGTAGCCGGAAAGCTCGCCCAGCAGGAAGGCCATCCCGGCGTCCTGGCCCAGGCGCACGGGGTCGTCGGCGGCACGCGCCGACGTGCCGATGCGCGGGGCGCCGGGATGGGCGCATTCGATCAGGCGCAGCGCCTGGTAGAAGCCGAAACGGCAGGCGTGCCCGGCCAGGCGCCCTTCCAACGCTACAGGATCTGGCATCGTCCCGCCCTTGCCGGCCATCGCGCGACCGGCGTGCCGGAGGATGTCCGGATCGCCGTCTCGACGAAGTGATTGATCGATACGTACGACGAAAGAAAGGCGTGCAGCACCGCGCCCAGCAGGAAGGCGCCGGAACCTTCGAACACGGCATCGTCGAAGGTCAGCGTCAGCGCCATGCCACGGCCGAAGCTGATGGGCCCCGGCCCCGGGAGCCGGCGCGTGACCGGCTCGGCCGCCACCCCGCACAGGCCGGCGATCTGGCGCCGCGCGGCGTCGTCGTCCGGGTGCCGGTACAGTTCGAGTTGCTCGCGCAGGGCCTGCGCGCTTCCGTCGCCCGGCGCCAGCGAGAGATAGTTCAGCGACAAGTGGTTGAGAAAGCGCCACACCGCCGCGCCGGCCGCCAGGGCGGGACGCGGCTCGCTGGGCCCGGACAGGCAGCGCACGGCCTCGGCGGGAATCTCCGCGCCAAAGGTGAAATCCGTGGCCCCCACGCCCAGCGGCATGGACAGCGGCAGGTCGCGGTTGGTGCAAAGCAGGTCGATGCCCAGCTGGCGCAGGTCATCCGCGTGGGGGGCCTGGTGTTGGTCGACCAGCGCGATATAGACCTCGGTGCCCAGGTAGCGCGAACGCGGACCGTATTGCCTTTCGCGCATGGATTGCGCGCGCGGCTCGCGGCGCAACTGGAAATAGGCGCCGCCCTGCTCCCGCGACGTCCATGGATCCAGCGAACGATAGAAAGGCTGGAAATGGCGCGCCTGCGTGTCCCCCGTGCGATAGCCGCGCGCGGCGTCGACCGCATAGACCTCGAAATCGATGGGGCGCGTGCGGTCGACCATCACCGGATATTCGAACTGCTCGCCCGACAAGGCGATGCGGTCGGCCGCGCGCGGGAACAGATTGATCGCCGGCGTGCAATGCATCGCGAAGTGGGACGGGCGCAGGGACCGCTCCACCGCCGTATCGTGGCGATCCAGCAGCAGCAGCACGTCGAACGCGCGCTCTCGGCATGCGTGCAGTGCCGCGCGCATGCCGTCCAGGCGCACGAACAGATAGCGTTGCGGGAAAGAAAAATACTCGTGCAGCAGCCGGTAGCCGACGAAGGTCTGCCGGGACGCCGGCAGGAGCGCCTCGTCGTCGGCGTAGCCCATGGGAGCGATGCAGTCCTTCGGCAGGGGAACATGCCAGGCGGGCGGCCGGCTGGCCGGCAGGGCCACGCCGGCGATGACATGCGCGGCCAGCTGCTCGTAAAGACGCACGGCGTAGCCAGGCTCGCCGCGCAGATAGAGGGGAATGCCGTCGACATCCAGGGCCGGCGCCTGGGCGTCGCCCACCAGTTCGAAGCGCAGGCGCAGCACCGCCTGCGGCGCGCGCGGCAGATCCAGCGCCAGGCCCGCCACCGCGCCCGTATAGGGCTGGTAGTCGGCCTGCGCCAGGCGCAGCGGCAGCAGGGGCAGCGCATGCGCGGTGCGGTACTCGCAGCGCGTCGGGCTGTGCCGGTCCAGCAGGCTGTGCAAGGCGGTATTCCGGGGCACGACGCAGCCGCGCGACAGGCCGGGATGGGTCCAGTCGGGCTCGAACTGGACCACGGCCATCGACGGCGTCGGCGCCAGGAACTGCGGATACACCATCTCGGCCAGATGTCCCGTGAAGCGCGGAAACTCCGCATCCAGCTTCATCTGCACCCGGGCGGCCAGGAAGCTGAATCCCTCCAGCAACCGCTCGACGTAGGGATCGGCGCATTCGAAGCTTTCCAGGCCCAGGCGTCCGGCGATCTTGGGAAAGGCGGCGGCGAACTCGCTGCCCATTTCGCGCAGGTGCTGGAGCTCCTGGTTGTAGTACCTGAGCAGCGTCGGGTTCATGCCAGGGCCACCTCGTCGTCATCGGTCAGGCGCGCCTCGCCGGCCTCCAGGTCCAGTTCCGTCTTGAAATAAAGGCGTTCCGGATACGGCTGCGCCCATAGATCGCCTTCGATAAGGAAACTGAGCACGCTGCCGCCGGCGCGCGGCGCCGGGTCCAGCGGCGTCACGCGCAGGGTCTGGCCGCCGATGCGGGGTTCGAAGCGGCGGATCGCATCCGCGATCTCCTCGGCGACCGACGCGGTGTCTATCCCCGACAGCGTCCGTCCCGCGAAGTCGCGCAAACCGTAGTTCAGGACGGAGGACTCGACCGCGGGCTCGGGGCGGCCGCGGCCCACGCGCGGCCGCGCGGCGTTGAACAGGTAGGTCAGGTCCCGCAGTACGCTGGCGCGCAGCTGGCGCATCGACACGACGCGCCGTTCGCGCGATTCCGACATCGCGTTCGGCGTCATATCGGTCAGGCGGTCCAGCAGCGCGGGCTGCAGGCGGTCCCTGCTGGTGAGTTCCGGCATGGAGGGTGCAAAGTCGGTTGACGGAACGGCCGCCAGGCGGCGCCGTTCCGGGGATGTCGCAAGAGACGGGCGGCACGGCGCCGGCGGATACCGGCATCCGCGTCCCGCGCGGTCAGCTGACGGCTTTCGTCAACAGGTCGAACGTGGTGCTGCCCGCCTGTTCCAGCGCGCTGCTCTCGGTGTTCTGCTTGAAGTATTCGCGCTTCACCGTCTCGAAGGTCATGGAAAGATCCTCCACGCCGCCCGGGCTGACCTGGTAGGAATTGATGCGCGCGTTGGTCAAGGTGATCTTCACGAAGGGCTTGGGCTGGCTCTCGCCATCGGCCTTGTATTCGTTGATCTCGACGGTCTTGATCGGCTTGCCGCTGTAGAACTGCTGCTCCGTGGGAGGCGTGGCCGAGCAGGTCTTCTTGTGCAGGGCGATGGGCGTGACGTAGGTCGCCCCGGCGCCGGACAGGCCCGGGCCGCGACCCTCGATGGGGATGGAGGCGCTGTACGAGTAGCTCAGGATGTCCGCGTGTCCGTCCGCGCCCTTGATTTGCGAGTCGCCCGAAATGCCATCCATTTTCATGGTGATGACGGTGGTGTCGGCCATAGTTGCTCCTAGGCAGGATAGTCAATTGAGTAGGGGTTGCCGAAGGCTGGCGTGTCCTTCGGGATGGGTCGGCGGGGGGCGCGTCGCGCCCCCGGCCTACTTCCCTCCGATGGAGGGAAGCTTGCTGACCAACCGCAGCGATACGGTCAGTCCTTCAAGCTGGTAGTGCGGACGCAGGTAGAAGCGCGAGGTGTAATAGCCCGGGCTGCCCTCGACTTCCTCCACGACGACCGAAGCGCCGGCCAGGGGCCGTATCGCCTTGGCCACTTCCGAGGAATGGCTGGGCATGCCGTCCACGTAATTGACGATCCACTGGTGCAGCCAGCGCTGCATGTCGTCCCGGTCCTTGAACGAGCCGATCTTGTCGCGCACGATGCACTTCAGGTAATGGGCGAAGCGGTTGCACGCGAACATATACGGCAGGCGCGCGGCCAGGGCGGCATTGGCGGTGGCCTCCGGGTCGTCGTATTCGGCCGGCTTGTGCAGCGACTGCGCGCCCAGGAAGGCAGCCGTCGCCGTGTTCTTCATATGCACCAGCGGCAGGAACCCGTTGCGGGAAAGCTCGGCCTCGCGGCGGTCGCTGATTGCGACCTCGGTGGGACACTTGGCGTCGAAGCCGCCGTCGTCGGTGGGAAAGACATGGGTGGGCAGGTCGTCCAGCGCGCCGCCGGACTCGATGCCCCGGATGCGCGAACACCAGCCGTAATGCTTGAACGAGCGGTTGATATTGACCGCCATGGCGTATGCCGCATTGGCCCAGACGTAGCGGCTGCTGTCGCCGCTGGCGGTGTCTTCCTCGAAGCCGAAGGCGTCGACCGGATTGGACTTGACGCCATAGGGCGCGCGCGCCAGGAAGCGCGGCAGCGCCAGTCCGATGTAGCGGGAGTCCTCGGATTCGCGCAAGGCGCGCCAGGCGGCGTGCTCGGGCGTCTGGAACAGCTTGGCGATATCGCGCGGGTTGGCCAGGTCGCGCCACGAGTCCAGCAGCATGACCGAAGGCGCCGCGCCGGCGATCAGCGGAGCGTGGGCGGCCGCGCAGATGCGCGCCATCTGGCCCAGCAGGTCGACGTCGGGGCCGCTGTTGTCGAAGTAGTAGTCCGCCACCAGGCAGCCGTAGGGCGCGCCGCCGAACTGGCCGTACTCTTCCTCGTACAGCTTCTTGAACATCGGGCTCTGGTCCCACGCCGTGCCCTTGTACTTCTTCAGCGTCTTGTACAGGTCCGGCTTGGCGATGTTCATCACCCGTATCTTCAGGTGCTCGTCGGTTTCCGTGTTGGAGACCAGGTAGTGCAGGCCGCGCCACGCGCCCTCCAGCGCCTGGAATTCCGCGCAATGGAGGACGGCGTTGATCTGTTCGGTGAGCTTGCGGTCGATCTCCGCGATGAGCGCCTCGACGGTGCCCAGCACATCGCCGGACACCAGCGAGGCGTCGGCCAGCGCATGGGACGCCAGCGTGCGCACCGAGTCCTCCACGGCCTGTTGCGCCTGGTCGGTCCTGGGCTTGAACTCTTTCTTCAGCAGGCTGGCGAAATCGTCGCCGGCGGCGGCCTGGACCTGGGCGGCGGCGGAGACGTCCGGCACCGCCGCGGGGGTCATGTCAGTCATCGATGGATTCCTTGCAGATCGTGGGTGGGTTCAGGCATCCGGCGCCGCTTCGCTGGCGGACGCTTGCACCGGCCTGGGCGACGCCGACAGGCTTTGCATCAGGGCGGGATCGGACAGCAGCCTGGCCACGAGGTCCTCGGCGCCGGTCTTGCCGTCCATATACGTGAGCAGGTTGGCCAGCTGGCCGCGCGCCTCCAGCAGCTTGCGCAGCGGCTCGACCTTGCGGGCGATGGCCGCCGGCGAGAAGTCCTCCATGGACTCGAACACCAGGTCGATGCCCAGGTTTCCTTCGCCGGTCAGGGTATTGGGCACGCTGGCGGCGACGCGCGGCTTCATCGCCTTCAGGCGTTCGTCGAAGTTGTCGCTGTCGATTTCCAGGAACTGCCGTTCGGCCACCGGTGGCGGGGCCTGCAGCGACTGCCCCGACAGTTCGGCCATGACGCCCATCACGAAGGGCAGGGTGACCTTCTTCTGCGCGCCGTTGACCTCGACGTCGTATTCGATCTGCACGCGCGGCGCCCGCGTGCGGCCCAGGAATTTCTGGCTGCTTTCCTTGCTCATTGAAGTGCTTCCCTAAAAGGACGAATCGATGCGGCAGCCGGGCGCGATGGCCGGCGCCGCGAGTGGCGCTTATCCGGCGATGCCGGCGATATGGTTGACCTGGGCCACGCTGTCGGGAGAGAGATCGCCAAGAAGGTCGATGAAGGCCAGGCCCACCAGGCGCTGCGCGCGCCGCAACAGCAGGGGCACGGGGCTGCCGGGCTCTTCCCGGGCGTAGTAGTCGCAGATCCGGTCTATCGCCGCGACCACGTCATCGCGGCTGCGCGGGATGCCGCAGCCGGCCGGCAGGCCATCGGGCTGCGTGGCATGGATGGCCCCCCCCGCGGCGCCCGCAGGATCGTCGGCGGCCGCCTCACCGGCCGCCGCTCGCGCGGCGCGCCGCTCGGGATGCGCCGCCAGGCGTTCGCCCGCGACCCCGGCGGCGCGCGACAGAAGCTGGCGCAGTTCGCGCAGCGCCACGGCGCGCGCGTGGCCGACCCGCTCGGTGACCAGGGCTTCGATACGGTCGGCGCGCGCGGCGGCCCGCGCCAGGCACGCGGCCGCATCGCCCAGCGCCTGGGGATCGGCGGTCTTGAAGACGGCGTCGACCGCCGCCGCGTCCATCCTGTTTTCGTCGCCGGACACGCCGGGCGCGCCATCCGCCAGATCCAGGTCGCGCAGGCTGACGCCGCCGTGCAGCGGCGATTCCGCCAGCGGCAATGTGTAGACCTGCCGCAGCAGGCCGCTTTTTTCCTCCAGCGCGACCAGGGTATTCACGCGTTCGGTGGGATCGTTGTCGTCTTCCGCGTCGAGCCGGGGGTGCACGTGCGCCCAATGGCGCTCGATATAGCCTTCGACCAGCGACAGGCCGTCATCCAGTCCGCCGAAGCCATGCAGCGCGGCCAGGGCACGCGTCAGCCATACGGCCAGCCGCAGGTCCCGCGTGCGCGCCAGCAGTTCCAGGGCGGCCGACTTGACGGCCTTCCAGTCCGGGTCCGCCGCGGCCTGGCGCATCTTGCCGTATTCGACGTCGGGCGTGCCCCGCATCAACTGCAAGAGCGCAACGTATTCGGCCGAGTACTCCAGGTCCGGACCGCAAGGCGTCTCCGGGGCGATCGCTGGCAGCAGGCTTGCAACGTCTACAACGGGCATGGATGATGTCTCTCGAGTTCGCAGCCGATGGCGGGTCGCCAGGGCTGCATCCGATCGCGACGGTGGCTGCGATCGAATATGCGGGGCACGCAAGGCGCATCTGGTTTAATGCGCCGCCGACGGGTTGAACTCTATCGGTCCGGACGGCAAGCGGATAATTGGATAAATCTGAACGGCTGAACGTATTGCCCATGCGCCCCGACTTTGCTTATCCCATCGAGTACGCAGCGCTGCCCGATGCACGGCTGCCCTATGCCGCGCACGGCCAGGGCGAACCTATCGTGCTGGTGCACGGCTCCTTGTGCGACCTGCGTTACTGGAAGGCGCAGATGCCCGCGCTGGCCCGCGACTTCCAAGTGTTTTCAGTGAGCCTGCCGGGCTACTGGCCGCAGGCCGGCGGCGATGCGGCCGGCTTTTCGGGCGAGGCGCATGCCGACGCGGTGGCGCAATTCATCGACCGCCATTGCGGCGGCAGCGCGCATATCGTCGGCCATTCGCGCGGCGGGCGGGTGGCCTTCGACCTGGCGCGGCGCCATCCCGGCAAGGCGCGGACGCTGGTGCTGGCCGACCCCGGCCTGGCGGTGGGCGACAGCGAAGAACGCCGTGGCGACTTCCGCCAGCAGGCGCTGCGGGCCATGCAGGAAGGCAAAGTCGAAGAAGGCCTGGCGCACTTCATCGATACCGTCAGCGGCGCAGACACCTGGCGCCGCATGGTGCCCTGGTTCAAGCAGATGGTGATGGACAATGCGCACACGCTGGCCGCGCAGGTACGCGAGGCGCCCTATCGCCTGACCGCGCAGCAGGCGCGCGACGTGGCGCTGCCCGTGCTGCTGATCGGCGGCGCGCTGAGTCCGCCGCCCTATCCGGCGATCCTGGATACCTTGCAGGACTGGCTGCCCGATGCGCAGTCGCTGCGGATCGCGGGCTCTTCCCACGGCATGAACCTGGGCAACCCGCGGGCGTTCAACGAGGCGGTTCGCCGTTTCCTGGGGGCCTAGGGGCTTCATCCCCCCGCGCGGGAACGGGCGTGCCCGACCACAGCCGCTCCAGGGCGGGCGAACGCGGCGGCAAGGCCGGCGGCCCGTCGGCGGCGGGCGAGGCGGCGGGCGACCCGCCGGCGGAACGCCCGGGCTTCAGGCGCACGCCCGGTATCGAGCCCGTGGGAGACGGCAAGTCGGGCGTGGCGCGCGCCACGCCGTCGGGTGTCGAGCGGCGGGACGCCGCCCCCGGTGGCATCCCGCTGTCGCCGGATCGCGGCGGCAAGGAAAAATCCAGGCGCCCGATGCCGGCCCGCCGCGGGCCGCCGCTTTTCGCCGCGACGATAGGCGCATGGCGCGCCCGCGCCGGTCCCAGGCAGGCGATCGCCCGGCTCAGCGAACGGGCGGCCCGGGTGACCGTCCCCTTGCACGCGCGGAACACCCGCATGCCCAGGTTGCCGCGCGGCGCCTCGGCGCCACGCATGCCGGTCATGCCGATGGA is from Bordetella bronchialis and encodes:
- the tssG gene encoding type VI secretion system baseplate subunit TssG, producing the protein MPDPVALEGRLAGHACRFGFYQALRLIECAHPGAPRIGTSARAADDPVRLGQDAGMAFLLGELSGYRPATERGPGRLGVNVLGLLGSAGPLPLHLTEYVRDRLHHAGDRTLAGFLDMFHHRMMCLFYRAWADAQPVIGHDRADGRHARYAGSLCGLGTPATRGADGIGEAAKLQFAGILAARTRHADGLAAVLSRYFRVPVAIRQFVGQWLHLPEQERTRLAPHGRPLGQGIPLGARAWDRQHKFRVVLGPLQAPRAAALQPGTPGFLRLAEWTRLYAGGALDWDVELRLAPGAAVAMRLDGRARIGRGTWLGRPGGTPRLRFRAPASL
- the tssE gene encoding type VI secretion system baseplate subunit TssE, giving the protein MPELTSRDRLQPALLDRLTDMTPNAMSESRERRVVSMRQLRASVLRDLTYLFNAARPRVGRGRPEPAVESSVLNYGLRDFAGRTLSGIDTASVAEEIADAIRRFEPRIGGQTLRVTPLDPAPRAGGSVLSFLIEGDLWAQPYPERLYFKTELDLEAGEARLTDDDEVALA
- the tssF gene encoding type VI secretion system baseplate subunit TssF, with translation MNPTLLRYYNQELQHLREMGSEFAAAFPKIAGRLGLESFECADPYVERLLEGFSFLAARVQMKLDAEFPRFTGHLAEMVYPQFLAPTPSMAVVQFEPDWTHPGLSRGCVVPRNTALHSLLDRHSPTRCEYRTAHALPLLPLRLAQADYQPYTGAVAGLALDLPRAPQAVLRLRFELVGDAQAPALDVDGIPLYLRGEPGYAVRLYEQLAAHVIAGVALPASRPPAWHVPLPKDCIAPMGYADDEALLPASRQTFVGYRLLHEYFSFPQRYLFVRLDGMRAALHACRERAFDVLLLLDRHDTAVERSLRPSHFAMHCTPAINLFPRAADRIALSGEQFEYPVMVDRTRPIDFEVYAVDAARGYRTGDTQARHFQPFYRSLDPWTSREQGGAYFQLRREPRAQSMRERQYGPRSRYLGTEVYIALVDQHQAPHADDLRQLGIDLLCTNRDLPLSMPLGVGATDFTFGAEIPAEAVRCLSGPSEPRPALAAGAAVWRFLNHLSLNYLSLAPGDGSAQALREQLELYRHPDDDAARRQIAGLCGVAAEPVTRRLPGPGPISFGRGMALTLTFDDAVFEGSGAFLLGAVLHAFLSSYVSINHFVETAIRTSSGTPVARWPARAGRCQIL
- the tssH gene encoding type VI secretion system ATPase TssH, with the protein product MAEISRAVLFGKLDALAYRGIESATVFCKLRGNPRVVVEHWLHQLLQGQDSDLHAIVRAFGLDMALLSRDLTQALERLPRSAAVSIDLSPQVEETVERAWVYATLMYGADRIRTGHLLLAMLKTAALRRRLMEISPQFERIDVGVLAERFGAMLAGSPEHAAAAAPAPAPGEAGGAIPPAALDSQAALARYTVDLTAQAREGRLDPIVGRDEEIRQVVDILLRRRQNNPILTGEAGVGKTAVVEGLAQRIVAGEVPPALRGVALRTLDVGLLQAGASMKGEFEQRLRQVVEEAQSPRHPVILFIDEAHTLIGAGGTAGTGDAANLLKPALARGSLRTIAATTWAEYKKHIEKDPALTRRFQPVAVCEPDEARALRMLRGLAPAMEAHHGVRIADEALHAAVRLSHRYIADRHLPDKAVSLLDTVGARVAASRHATPPAIETLRASIAAQEAELDLLRREAALGRGADGRVARLADALAADRQACADAVRHWEREKQLVADVLARRAALAAAPAAGQDDARLAALRGAEAELASCQGEQPLVLLDVDRQGVAAVVQDWTGIPVGRMVADEVDSLLGLEDTLNARIVGQGHAIATLARHIRTARAGLSRPGRPVGVFLLAGSSGVGKTETASALADALYGGVQNLIALNMGEYQEPHTVSTLKGAPPGYVGYGQGGVLTEAVRRKPYSVILLDEVEKAHPDVHEVFYQVFDKGWMEDGEGRVIDFRNTLILLTTNVGSARLLATGAPPPCDELARLLREPLRQVFAPALLARMTAVPYLPLDADSLAAIVRQQLDRLADRLREQEDIALSYDDTVVPAVLENCDVRESGARLVDSVLARQLLPVLSHELLVRRKARRAAARVGIRVADGQWRCDFE
- the tssA gene encoding type VI secretion system protein TssA gives rise to the protein MPVVDVASLLPAIAPETPCGPDLEYSAEYVALLQLMRGTPDVEYGKMRQAAADPDWKAVKSAALELLARTRDLRLAVWLTRALAALHGFGGLDDGLSLVEGYIERHWAHVHPRLDAEDDNDPTERVNTLVALEEKSGLLRQVYTLPLAESPLHGGVSLRDLDLADGAPGVSGDENRMDAAAVDAVFKTADPQALGDAAACLARAAARADRIEALVTERVGHARAVALRELRQLLSRAAGVAGERLAAHPERRAARAAAGEAAADDPAGAAGGAIHATQPDGLPAGCGIPRSRDDVVAAIDRICDYYAREEPGSPVPLLLRRAQRLVGLAFIDLLGDLSPDSVAQVNHIAGIAG
- the tssB gene encoding type VI secretion system contractile sheath small subunit produces the protein MSKESSQKFLGRTRAPRVQIEYDVEVNGAQKKVTLPFVMGVMAELSGQSLQAPPPVAERQFLEIDSDNFDERLKAMKPRVAASVPNTLTGEGNLGIDLVFESMEDFSPAAIARKVEPLRKLLEARGQLANLLTYMDGKTGAEDLVARLLSDPALMQSLSASPRPVQASASEAAPDA
- the tssC gene encoding type VI secretion system contractile sheath large subunit; translated protein: MTPAAVPDVSAAAQVQAAAGDDFASLLKKEFKPRTDQAQQAVEDSVRTLASHALADASLVSGDVLGTVEALIAEIDRKLTEQINAVLHCAEFQALEGAWRGLHYLVSNTETDEHLKIRVMNIAKPDLYKTLKKYKGTAWDQSPMFKKLYEEEYGQFGGAPYGCLVADYYFDNSGPDVDLLGQMARICAAAHAPLIAGAAPSVMLLDSWRDLANPRDIAKLFQTPEHAAWRALRESEDSRYIGLALPRFLARAPYGVKSNPVDAFGFEEDTASGDSSRYVWANAAYAMAVNINRSFKHYGWCSRIRGIESGGALDDLPTHVFPTDDGGFDAKCPTEVAISDRREAELSRNGFLPLVHMKNTATAAFLGAQSLHKPAEYDDPEATANAALAARLPYMFACNRFAHYLKCIVRDKIGSFKDRDDMQRWLHQWIVNYVDGMPSHSSEVAKAIRPLAGASVVVEEVEGSPGYYTSRFYLRPHYQLEGLTVSLRLVSKLPSIGGK
- a CDS encoding type VI secretion system tube protein Hcp produces the protein MADTTVITMKMDGISGDSQIKGADGHADILSYSYSASIPIEGRGPGLSGAGATYVTPIALHKKTCSATPPTEQQFYSGKPIKTVEINEYKADGESQPKPFVKITLTNARINSYQVSPGGVEDLSMTFETVKREYFKQNTESSALEQAGSTTFDLLTKAVS
- a CDS encoding alpha/beta fold hydrolase, with amino-acid sequence MRPDFAYPIEYAALPDARLPYAAHGQGEPIVLVHGSLCDLRYWKAQMPALARDFQVFSVSLPGYWPQAGGDAAGFSGEAHADAVAQFIDRHCGGSAHIVGHSRGGRVAFDLARRHPGKARTLVLADPGLAVGDSEERRGDFRQQALRAMQEGKVEEGLAHFIDTVSGADTWRRMVPWFKQMVMDNAHTLAAQVREAPYRLTAQQARDVALPVLLIGGALSPPPYPAILDTLQDWLPDAQSLRIAGSSHGMNLGNPRAFNEAVRRFLGA